The following coding sequences lie in one Synergistota bacterium genomic window:
- a CDS encoding peroxiredoxin encodes MSKQKGLEIGSLAPEFTLKDQNREDFTLSSCKGKKILLSFHPLAWTSICSQQMESLEKNYENFLELNTIPVGLSVDPIPSKKAWAESLGLKKLKILSDFWPHGETAKKFNIFRENDGFSERANIIVDEEGKIIFFKIYPIRELPDVEEIINFLKKAK; translated from the coding sequence ATGAGTAAACAAAAAGGCTTAGAAATAGGAAGCTTAGCACCAGAGTTTACCTTAAAGGATCAAAACAGAGAAGATTTTACCTTATCCAGCTGCAAAGGAAAGAAAATCCTTCTTTCTTTCCATCCACTTGCATGGACCTCAATTTGTTCTCAACAAATGGAGTCTCTGGAGAAAAACTATGAAAATTTCTTAGAACTGAACACCATTCCTGTGGGATTAAGTGTAGATCCAATACCTTCGAAGAAAGCATGGGCTGAAAGCTTAGGCTTAAAGAAGCTAAAAATTCTATCAGATTTCTGGCCTCATGGAGAAACCGCCAAAAAGTTTAACATATTTAGAGAAAACGACGGCTTTTCTGAAAGAGCAAACATAATTGTTGATGAAGAGGGGAAGATAATATTTTTTAAGATATATCCCATAAGGGAACTCCCAGATGTTGAAGAAATAATAAACTTCTTGAAAAAAGCCAAATAA